A section of the Rhizomicrobium sp. genome encodes:
- the tpiA gene encoding triose-phosphate isomerase yields MRQLIAGNWKMNGLAAALGEIEALARALQVGPPSCDVLICPPATLVARAAALGTAIAIGGQDCRAEPSGAFTGDISAEMLKDAGASAVIVGHSERRQYHGETDAAVAAKAKAAWRAGLLAVICIGETEAERDAGRAHDVCKTQLAGSVPDGATPRNTAIAYEPVWAIGTGKTPTTPDIAQMHAHIRACLGQPLRILYGGSVKPSNAREILALSDVGGALVGGASLKAADFLTIVAASRDGS; encoded by the coding sequence ATGCGTCAGTTGATTGCCGGAAACTGGAAGATGAACGGTCTCGCCGCCGCGCTGGGCGAGATCGAGGCCCTGGCCCGCGCGCTGCAAGTCGGTCCGCCCTCTTGCGACGTCCTGATCTGCCCGCCCGCGACGCTAGTCGCGCGCGCCGCGGCGCTCGGCACCGCCATCGCGATCGGCGGCCAGGATTGCCGTGCCGAGCCCTCCGGCGCTTTCACCGGCGACATCAGCGCCGAGATGCTGAAGGACGCGGGCGCCTCCGCCGTGATCGTCGGCCATTCGGAACGGCGCCAGTATCACGGCGAAACCGACGCTGCCGTGGCCGCCAAGGCGAAGGCCGCGTGGCGGGCCGGGCTCCTCGCCGTGATCTGCATCGGCGAGACGGAGGCCGAGCGCGACGCCGGCCGCGCCCATGACGTCTGCAAGACGCAACTCGCCGGCAGCGTGCCCGACGGCGCGACGCCGCGGAACACCGCCATCGCCTATGAACCGGTCTGGGCCATCGGCACCGGCAAGACGCCGACGACGCCCGACATCGCCCAGATGCACGCCCATATCCGCGCCTGCCTGGGCCAGCCGCTGCGGATCCTCTACGGCGGGTCGGTGAAGCCGTCGAATGCGCGCGAAATCCTTGCCCTGAGCGATGTCGGCGGCGCGCTGGTCGGCGGCGCCAGCCTCAAAGCCGCTGATTTTCTGACAATTGTAGCGGCTTCGCGGGACGGCTCTTAA
- a CDS encoding type II toxin-antitoxin system RelE/ParE family toxin → MDAPVAVIETPEFLAATRKLMGEEERIELVDYLAINPTAGDLIPGTGGVRKLRWALEGRGKRGGARVIYYFHSLRLPLLLLDAYAKNEKSDLSSAEKNELRQMAKLMAERYGKP, encoded by the coding sequence ATGGATGCACCGGTCGCGGTCATCGAAACTCCGGAATTTCTCGCCGCGACGCGAAAGCTGATGGGCGAGGAAGAGCGGATTGAACTTGTCGACTACTTGGCAATCAATCCAACTGCCGGCGACCTCATTCCCGGCACGGGTGGCGTGCGAAAGCTGCGCTGGGCACTCGAAGGGCGTGGCAAGCGTGGAGGCGCAAGAGTGATCTACTACTTTCACAGCCTAAGACTGCCGCTGCTGCTGTTGGATGCGTATGCCAAGAACGAGAAGAGCGATCTCAGCTCGGCAGAGAAGAACGAACTCAGACAGATGGCGAAACTTATGGCCGAGAGGTACGGAAAACCGTGA
- a CDS encoding SurA N-terminal domain-containing protein — protein sequence MLQEMRKYAKSWVSSIFLGALALSFAVWGIADVFRGSSDSDVFTLGSAAVPVDAFQQEYRDALRNAGVALPPDQAKALAQHVLDTMTLRTALDVLTQRLGLTVSDARLQQQIQAISAFNGPLGSFDHAKFVAVLAQHGYSEASFVARSRQDAARAQLIRAVEGGFALPADYARGIFAYIDEMRAVQYIALTDAQAGTVAPPSDAVLAAYVKAHPEVFSTPEYRAVSYGGITVDELAPTMVPTPKQIQDEIDANRAKYIKPEKRELEQIKFASEADAKAAKDALDHGKTFDQLAAERKLQPGDYKLGEVVQADLDAARAAPFFALPPGGVSAPVKSTFGWVLMRVGTITPGVTTGPDEIKAIVQKELAQAEIVDMANIYTDAIAGGAGIQEAAQKAGLHYVHVAAVDAQGLAPDGSKAIDPPNPELLAAIFKAEVGEDGDPFSTQDGSSYAIRVDGVTPPKLKPLEAVRAQATARWTAEQKLALLKAKAAALAARANQEGSLEAVAASVGAPVQSSPALNRGTNTAPFLPPVVGAIFKAAPGATIAAPVDAGTFIVARVSGIVHPVPPPNDLRYLQGASQFGSEVASDITVTLAKAIEKKDGLSVNQKMIDATVGSSGTGQ from the coding sequence ATGCTTCAGGAAATGCGGAAATATGCGAAGTCTTGGGTCTCCTCGATCTTCCTGGGGGCGCTGGCGCTCAGCTTCGCGGTGTGGGGCATCGCCGACGTCTTCCGCGGCTCGTCGGACAGCGACGTGTTCACGCTGGGATCGGCGGCCGTGCCGGTCGACGCCTTCCAGCAGGAATACCGCGACGCCCTGCGCAATGCCGGCGTCGCCCTGCCGCCCGACCAGGCCAAGGCGCTGGCGCAGCATGTGCTCGACACCATGACCCTGCGCACCGCGCTCGACGTCCTCACCCAGCGCCTCGGCCTGACCGTCAGCGACGCGCGGCTGCAGCAGCAGATCCAGGCGATCAGCGCGTTCAACGGGCCGCTCGGCAGCTTCGATCACGCCAAATTCGTCGCGGTGCTCGCGCAGCACGGCTATAGCGAGGCGTCCTTCGTGGCGCGCTCGCGCCAGGACGCGGCGCGCGCCCAGCTCATCCGCGCCGTCGAGGGCGGCTTCGCGCTGCCGGCGGACTATGCGCGCGGCATCTTCGCCTATATCGACGAGATGCGGGCGGTGCAGTACATCGCGCTGACCGACGCGCAGGCCGGCACGGTCGCGCCGCCGAGCGACGCGGTGCTGGCGGCCTACGTCAAGGCGCATCCCGAGGTCTTCAGCACGCCGGAATACCGCGCGGTGAGCTATGGCGGCATCACGGTCGACGAGCTGGCGCCGACCATGGTCCCGACGCCCAAGCAGATCCAGGACGAGATCGACGCCAACCGGGCGAAATACATCAAGCCAGAGAAGCGCGAACTGGAGCAGATCAAATTCGCCTCGGAAGCCGACGCCAAGGCGGCGAAGGACGCGCTCGATCACGGCAAGACCTTCGACCAGCTCGCGGCGGAGCGGAAGCTCCAGCCCGGCGACTACAAGCTGGGCGAGGTCGTGCAGGCCGATCTCGACGCGGCGCGGGCGGCGCCGTTCTTCGCGCTGCCGCCGGGCGGAGTGAGCGCGCCGGTCAAGAGCACTTTCGGCTGGGTCTTGATGCGCGTCGGCACTATCACGCCCGGCGTCACGACCGGCCCCGACGAGATCAAGGCGATCGTCCAGAAGGAGCTGGCGCAGGCCGAGATCGTCGACATGGCCAACATCTATACCGACGCGATCGCGGGCGGCGCGGGCATCCAGGAGGCGGCACAGAAGGCCGGCCTTCACTACGTCCATGTCGCGGCCGTCGATGCCCAGGGACTGGCGCCGGACGGCAGCAAGGCAATCGACCCTCCGAACCCCGAATTGCTGGCGGCGATCTTCAAGGCCGAGGTCGGCGAGGACGGCGATCCGTTCTCGACCCAGGACGGGTCGAGCTATGCGATCCGCGTCGACGGCGTCACGCCGCCCAAGCTCAAGCCGCTGGAGGCGGTGCGCGCGCAGGCGACGGCGCGATGGACGGCGGAGCAGAAGCTGGCGCTGCTGAAAGCCAAGGCGGCGGCGCTCGCGGCCCGCGCCAACCAGGAGGGCTCGCTCGAGGCCGTCGCGGCCTCGGTCGGCGCGCCGGTCCAGTCGAGCCCGGCGCTCAACCGCGGCACGAATACGGCCCCGTTCCTCCCCCCGGTCGTCGGCGCAATCTTCAAGGCGGCGCCGGGCGCGACCATCGCCGCGCCGGTGGACGCCGGCACCTTCATCGTGGCGCGCGTTTCGGGCATCGTGCATCCGGTGCCGCCGCCGAACGACCTGCGCTATTTGCAGGGCGCCAGCCAGTTCGGCAGCGAGGTCGCGTCCGACATCACGGTCACGCTCGCCAAGGCGATCGAGAAGAAGGACGGCCTCAGCGTCAACCAGAAGATGATCGACGCCACGGTCGGCAGTTCGGGAACGGGTCAGTGA
- a CDS encoding CTP synthase gives MARLIFITGGVVSSLGKGLASAALGAVLQARGYKVRLRKLDPYLNVDPGTMSPFQHGEVYVTDDGAETDLDLGHYERFTGVSALKSDNITSGRIYQQVIEKERRGGYLGRTVQVIPHVTDMIKEFVLDGIEGLDFLLVEIGGTVGDIEGLPFFEAIRQLHNDLPDKQTAFVHLTLVPYIEAAGELKTKPTQHSVKELRAIGIQPDILMCRASHPIPDDERRKIGQFCNVPTERVIPALDLDTIYRVPMAYHRAGLDTQLLKVFGIDDAPEPDLARWQQVVDRVKNPEGEVRIAIVGKYMQVKDSYKSLSEALVHGGVANNVKVHLDWIDSEIFERPDAPAFLEGVNGILVPGGFGERGTEGKIHAVKFARERKVPFFGICYGLHMAVIEAARDLAGLDGAGTTEIGKPKHPVIGLMTEWVKGNETVSRSADGDMGGTMRLGAYTAVLTPGSRVSEVYGGATEISERHRHRYEVNTEYAKLLGAQGFQVSGWSPDGRLPEIMEFPDHPWFIGVQFHPELKSRPLEPHPLFTSFVAAAVAKSRLV, from the coding sequence ATGGCGCGGTTGATCTTCATCACCGGCGGCGTGGTCTCTTCCTTGGGAAAAGGTCTTGCGTCCGCCGCACTCGGAGCCGTTCTTCAGGCTCGCGGGTACAAAGTCCGTTTGCGGAAACTCGACCCCTATCTGAACGTGGATCCTGGGACCATGTCGCCGTTCCAGCACGGCGAGGTCTACGTCACCGATGACGGGGCGGAGACCGATCTCGACCTCGGCCATTACGAGCGCTTCACCGGCGTCTCGGCCCTGAAGTCGGACAACATAACCTCCGGCCGCATCTACCAGCAGGTGATCGAGAAGGAGCGCCGCGGCGGCTATCTCGGCCGCACCGTGCAGGTGATCCCGCACGTCACCGACATGATCAAGGAGTTCGTCCTCGACGGCATCGAGGGCCTCGATTTCCTCCTGGTCGAGATCGGCGGCACGGTCGGCGATATCGAGGGCCTGCCGTTCTTCGAGGCGATCCGCCAGCTCCACAACGACCTGCCGGACAAGCAGACCGCTTTCGTGCACCTGACGCTGGTGCCCTATATCGAGGCGGCGGGCGAGCTCAAGACCAAGCCGACCCAGCATTCGGTGAAGGAGCTGCGCGCCATCGGCATCCAGCCGGACATCCTGATGTGCCGCGCCAGCCATCCCATCCCGGACGACGAGCGCCGCAAGATCGGCCAGTTCTGCAACGTGCCGACCGAGCGGGTGATCCCCGCGCTCGACCTCGACACGATCTACCGCGTGCCCATGGCCTACCACCGGGCCGGGCTCGACACCCAACTCCTGAAGGTCTTCGGCATCGACGACGCGCCGGAGCCCGACCTCGCGCGCTGGCAGCAGGTGGTCGACCGGGTGAAGAATCCGGAAGGCGAGGTGCGCATCGCCATCGTCGGCAAATACATGCAGGTCAAGGACAGCTACAAATCGCTCAGCGAGGCGCTGGTCCATGGCGGCGTCGCCAACAATGTGAAGGTCCATCTCGACTGGATCGACAGCGAGATATTCGAGCGCCCCGACGCGCCGGCCTTCCTCGAAGGCGTCAACGGCATCCTGGTGCCCGGCGGCTTCGGCGAGCGCGGCACCGAGGGCAAGATCCACGCGGTGAAATTCGCCCGCGAGCGCAAGGTGCCGTTCTTCGGCATCTGCTACGGCCTGCACATGGCGGTGATCGAGGCGGCGCGCGACCTGGCCGGGTTGGACGGCGCCGGCACCACGGAGATCGGCAAGCCCAAGCATCCCGTGATCGGCCTGATGACCGAATGGGTGAAGGGCAACGAGACGGTGAGCCGCAGCGCCGACGGCGACATGGGCGGCACAATGCGTCTGGGCGCCTACACGGCGGTGCTGACGCCGGGCAGCCGGGTTTCGGAAGTCTATGGCGGCGCCACCGAGATCAGCGAGCGCCACCGCCACCGCTACGAGGTGAACACCGAATATGCCAAGCTGCTCGGCGCGCAGGGCTTCCAGGTGAGCGGCTGGTCCCCCGACGGGCGCCTGCCCGAGATCATGGAATTCCCGGACCATCCGTGGTTCATCGGCGTGCAGTTCCACCCCGAACTGAAATCCCGCCCCCTGGAGCCGCACCCGCTGTTCACCAGCTTCGTGGCCGCGGCGGTGGCGAAGAGCCGGTTGGTTTAA
- the secG gene encoding preprotein translocase subunit SecG, with translation MQAILIAVELLVAVALIVTVLLQRSEGGALGMGGGGSGLGGLFSPRGAADTLTRATTLLGALFFVTCLGLNLLALHGRDEKSFLEAPAAPPPVSSKPILPGAPAKPALPTPH, from the coding sequence GTGCAAGCCATTCTGATCGCCGTCGAACTTCTGGTCGCCGTGGCGCTGATCGTCACCGTGCTGCTGCAGCGTTCGGAAGGCGGCGCGCTCGGCATGGGCGGCGGCGGCTCGGGCCTCGGCGGCCTGTTCTCGCCGCGCGGCGCGGCCGACACGCTGACCCGCGCCACGACGCTGCTGGGCGCTCTCTTCTTCGTCACCTGCCTGGGCCTGAACCTGCTCGCGCTGCACGGCCGCGACGAGAAATCGTTCCTTGAAGCGCCGGCCGCGCCGCCGCCCGTATCCAGCAAGCCGATCCTTCCCGGCGCGCCGGCCAAGCCCGCGCTGCCGACGCCGCACTAA
- a CDS encoding helix-turn-helix domain-containing protein has protein sequence MKQALAFVDGTADYSKYRVHIPHEIDVKRIRTKLGMTQAQFAREFGFSVDTLRHWEQGRRMPDGAARAYLKVIDHAPKAVAKALKAA, from the coding sequence ATGAAGCAGGCGCTTGCCTTCGTGGATGGTACTGCCGATTACAGCAAGTACCGCGTCCATATTCCGCACGAGATAGATGTTAAGCGCATCCGCACCAAGCTCGGCATGACACAGGCGCAGTTCGCGCGGGAGTTCGGCTTCAGCGTGGATACGCTCCGGCATTGGGAGCAAGGAAGGCGCATGCCCGATGGCGCGGCGCGGGCTTATCTCAAGGTGATCGACCATGCGCCGAAGGCGGTGGCGAAGGCGTTGAAGGCGGCGTGA
- a CDS encoding response regulator gives MGRLSYDTTETLIYDPVAANRTATRAALYTLGFRHVETVATLETFIDAMRRRPPDLALCEAQGSDAQLCRVIQELRQGAAGFNPFIVIIVTAWEKSAALVTRVVNSGADDLLLRPFSTAQLGQRIDSHVERRKGFVVTSDYVGPDRRKDTSRPSTVELFDPPNSLKMKAKERLTPEETALRLDSELRIARELLNSEKLRRDAFQISILWRLMQEHVPGLVSYAAEMEKIATLTKGIARRCRDTEFEAALEWCDSVTAAVEGLQAGVDRNAAMHLLGHAALSLNHVFHPEKTTTDILTEVDATVAIIRACNRTEAGAAAR, from the coding sequence ATGGGCCGGCTTTCCTACGACACGACGGAAACCCTGATCTACGATCCGGTCGCCGCGAACCGCACCGCGACGCGTGCCGCGCTGTACACGCTCGGCTTCCGCCACGTCGAGACCGTTGCCACCCTGGAAACCTTCATCGACGCGATGCGTCGCCGCCCGCCCGATCTCGCCCTGTGCGAGGCCCAGGGCTCGGACGCGCAGCTCTGCCGCGTCATCCAGGAACTGCGCCAGGGCGCCGCCGGCTTCAATCCCTTCATCGTCATCATCGTCACCGCCTGGGAGAAGTCCGCCGCCCTCGTCACCCGCGTCGTCAATTCCGGCGCCGACGACCTGCTGCTGCGTCCGTTCTCGACCGCGCAGCTCGGACAGCGCATCGACAGCCATGTCGAGCGCCGCAAGGGCTTCGTCGTCACCAGCGACTATGTCGGCCCCGACCGCCGCAAGGATACGTCGCGCCCCTCGACGGTCGAGCTGTTCGATCCGCCCAATTCGCTGAAGATGAAGGCGAAGGAGCGCCTGACGCCGGAAGAGACGGCGCTGCGCCTCGATTCCGAGTTGCGCATCGCGCGCGAATTGCTGAATTCGGAAAAGCTGCGCCGCGACGCCTTCCAGATCTCCATCCTGTGGCGGCTGATGCAGGAGCACGTTCCCGGCCTCGTCTCCTACGCCGCGGAGATGGAGAAGATCGCGACCCTGACCAAGGGCATCGCGCGGCGCTGCCGCGACACCGAATTCGAGGCCGCTCTCGAATGGTGCGATTCCGTCACCGCCGCCGTGGAGGGCCTCCAGGCCGGCGTCGACCGCAACGCCGCGATGCATCTGCTCGGCCATGCCGCGCTCAGCCTCAACCACGTCTTCCACCCCGAAAAGACGACGACCGACATCCTGACCGAGGTCGACGCCACGGTGGCGATCATCCGCGCCTGCAACCGCACCGAAGCCGGCGCCGCCGCGCGCTAG
- a CDS encoding IS630 family transposase (programmed frameshift), which translates to MGKPYSMDLRERVVAAVEREGLSRRQAAARFGVSYSAVIAWLKRVDATGSFAPGQMGGHKPKTLSGAWRDWLVQRCRSGDFTLRGLVAELGERGLKVDYRSVWAFVHAEKLSHKKKTLIAAEQDRPDVARRRTQWAKYRGWVDPSRLVFIDETWTKTNMAPLRGWAPVGERLRAKVPHKRWKTMTFLAALRQDRLDAPWLIDGPINGVRFLLYVEKVLVPTLKPGDIVVMDNLGSHRSKAVRAAIRAAGAKLFFLPKYSPDLNPIEQFFSKLKHWLRKAARRSQDAVCNAIGHVLDTVTPTECKNYFENSGYE; encoded by the exons ATGGGCAAGCCTTATTCGATGGATCTTCGCGAACGGGTTGTTGCGGCGGTTGAGCGCGAGGGACTTTCGCGGCGCCAGGCCGCGGCGCGCTTTGGCGTCAGCTACAGTGCCGTGATCGCCTGGCTGAAGCGGGTTGATGCCACGGGCAGCTTCGCTCCCGGTCAGATGGGCGGCCACAAGCCAAAGACGCTTTCCGGTGCTTGGCGGGACTGGCTTGTACAGCGCTGCCGGTCTGGCGACTTCACGCTGCGCGGGCTGGTGGCGGAACTGGGCGAGCGCGGCCTGAAGGTGGACTATCGCTCGGTGTGGGCGTTCGTCCACGCCGAGAAGCTCAGTCACA AAAAAAAGACGCTGATCGCCGCCGAGCAGGATCGCCCGGACGTGGCGCGCCGGCGTACCCAGTGGGCGAAGTACCGCGGCTGGGTCGATCCCTCCCGTCTGGTGTTCATCGACGAGACTTGGACCAAGACCAATATGGCGCCGTTGCGGGGCTGGGCGCCGGTCGGCGAAAGGCTGCGCGCCAAGGTTCCGCACAAGCGCTGGAAGACCATGACCTTCCTCGCCGCCTTGCGCCAGGATCGCCTCGATGCGCCCTGGCTCATCGACGGGCCGATCAACGGCGTGCGCTTCCTGCTTTATGTCGAGAAGGTGCTCGTCCCCACTCTCAAGCCCGGCGATATCGTCGTCATGGACAATCTCGGATCACACCGAAGCAAAGCCGTACGCGCCGCCATCCGAGCGGCAGGCGCAAAGCTCTTCTTCCTGCCCAAATACTCCCCCGATCTGAACCCCATCGAGCAGTTCTTCTCAAAGCTCAAGCACTGGTTGCGAAAGGCCGCGCGCCGTTCTCAAGATGCCGTCTGCAACGCCATCGGCCACGTCCTCGACACCGTCACGCCGACAGAATGCAAAAACTACTTCGAGAACTCGGGGTATGAGTAA
- a CDS encoding DUF4145 domain-containing protein, which produces MQIVASNDTNGFKVVHLTCPRCGLPSGAALLPGIGNWNDLLKSGRDVTDARWTVSRFWPETPAPNVPEYLPPDVERVYLQAERNFPVEGNEEASGIMYRKALDVSLKKIDPALAGMLGQKIKKLAASGKLTKEIAEWSDSIRDIGNDAAHEEAPISRDELEDLRNFSEMVLRYLFSLPGAVMLRRGEIVPWL; this is translated from the coding sequence TTGCAAATCGTCGCATCAAACGACACCAACGGCTTCAAAGTTGTGCACCTGACTTGCCCCAGATGTGGCTTGCCCTCTGGCGCGGCATTGCTTCCTGGCATCGGAAATTGGAATGACCTCTTGAAATCTGGCCGTGATGTAACCGACGCCAGATGGACCGTTTCGCGCTTTTGGCCGGAGACCCCCGCGCCAAACGTTCCGGAATATTTGCCACCGGACGTTGAGCGAGTCTATTTGCAGGCTGAGCGAAATTTTCCGGTTGAAGGCAATGAAGAAGCCTCCGGCATAATGTATCGAAAAGCTCTTGATGTGAGTTTGAAAAAGATCGACCCAGCTTTAGCCGGCATGCTTGGACAAAAGATTAAGAAGCTCGCGGCAAGTGGGAAACTCACGAAAGAAATCGCCGAGTGGTCCGACAGCATACGAGACATCGGCAACGACGCGGCCCACGAAGAGGCGCCGATATCGCGCGATGAACTCGAAGATCTTCGCAATTTCAGCGAAATGGTTTTGCGATATCTTTTTTCGCTTCCTGGTGCGGTAATGCTTCGTAGGGGCGAAATCGTTCCGTGGCTTTAG